From the genome of Ignavibacteriales bacterium, one region includes:
- a CDS encoding PorV/PorQ family protein, which yields MIKIKLLFGLILAAALLQPINGQQVTKTGTSAAKFLSIGLGPRANAMGGAFSSIANDASAMYWNPAGISNVNEVQTLFTYTKLFADINVNYFGLVMPLSSVGTIGISITAMNVGDMYVTTELYPEGTGEKFSAGSYAFALSFARNITEEFAVGANVKYIRENIYNSYADAFAFDIGTIFKTPFYGVRFASSISNYGSKMQMSGQDLLIRHIADATRAGSNNTLDANLATEQFDLPLRLQVGISRDFQILNQNRFTISVDAIHPNDNNQWVDVGGEISLFNDLISFRGGYKALFLKETQEGLTLGAGIKYDGLKFFKISIDYSFQKLQYLDNVHSFGVMLSF from the coding sequence GTGATAAAAATAAAATTATTATTTGGATTGATTTTAGCTGCGGCACTTCTGCAACCAATAAATGGGCAGCAAGTTACAAAAACAGGAACCTCCGCCGCTAAATTCTTAAGTATCGGATTGGGCCCGAGAGCAAATGCAATGGGTGGAGCATTTTCTTCGATCGCTAATGATGCTTCTGCCATGTATTGGAACCCGGCCGGCATTTCAAACGTTAATGAGGTACAAACTTTATTTACTTATACTAAATTGTTCGCTGATATTAATGTTAATTATTTTGGCTTAGTAATGCCTCTCAGTAGTGTTGGAACTATTGGAATTAGTATTACTGCAATGAATGTCGGTGACATGTATGTTACAACAGAACTTTATCCTGAAGGTACAGGAGAAAAATTTTCAGCAGGCAGTTATGCATTTGCACTTTCATTTGCACGAAATATTACAGAAGAATTTGCTGTAGGTGCAAACGTGAAGTATATCCGCGAAAATATTTATAATTCTTATGCGGATGCATTTGCATTCGATATCGGGACCATTTTTAAAACACCATTCTATGGTGTTCGCTTTGCAAGTAGTATATCAAATTATGGATCGAAAATGCAAATGAGTGGTCAAGATCTTCTTATACGCCATATCGCAGACGCGACTAGAGCCGGAAGTAATAATACTCTTGATGCAAATCTTGCAACTGAACAATTCGACCTTCCATTGCGATTACAAGTCGGTATCTCGAGAGATTTTCAAATTCTCAATCAAAACAGATTTACAATTTCTGTAGATGCAATTCACCCAAATGATAATAATCAGTGGGTCGATGTCGGTGGAGAGATTTCTTTATTCAACGATCTAATTTCTTTTAGAGGAGGTTACAAAGCTCTTTTCTTAAAAGAAACTCAAGAAGGTTTGACTCTTGGTGCAGGTATTAAATATGATGGATTAAAGTTTTTCAAAATATCGATTGATTATTCGTTTCAAAAATTGCAATATCTTGATAACGTCCACAGTTTCGGTGTGATGTTAAGTTTTTGA